The Actinocorallia herbida DNA window CGGCGTCGAAGGGCAAGAAGGTGACGGTGCCCGTGCGCAAGACCTTGCAGCCCGGCCTTCACCATGTGTCCTGGCGCGCCGTGTCGCCTGACGGGCACCCGATCGAGGGCGAGTTCTCGTTCACCGTCGAAGGGGGCGCCACGCAGGCCGCCGCATCCTCCGCGCGGCAAGAAGAGGAGGGAAGCGGGCCCTGGACCTGGATCGTCCTCGGTGTGCTCGCTCTCGGCCTCGTCGGAGGGGGCCTCTACTGGGCCTCTTCCCGCAACGACGAGGAGTGACCTCTCTGTTCGTGCCCGTCCTCCGCCTCAGGGGGCGGGCACGAACACGGCAAGGCGCTTGGGGTGCTTGTCGAAGACGATCGGCGAAGTCGAGCCCCTGATCTCGCCGTCATGGGAGACCAGAAGGTCGTCCGCCGAAGGCAGGACGTGCAGGGACTCGGCAGCCCACTTCGCATAGCCGAGCCGGGAACTCCCCGTGAGCACCGCGGCGAAGGCACCCGGCTTGCCCAGCCGCCTCCGGGCGAAGACCACCCTGACGTCGAGGAGTCCGTCGTCCAGGCGGCCCCGGGTGGTGGGGACCGTACCGTGCGAGCCGTACGCGCAGTTGCCTACGAACGCCAGCCAGACGCGGCGGCCTTCGCCGTCGATGGAGGTGCGGACGGGGGCGGTGTGGCGCAGCGCCCGTACGGTGGAGACCGCCAGCGCGGGCCACTTTCCCCACCTGCGCTCCAGCTTCTCGCGCCGCCGCACGACGTCCGGGTAGATCCCGAAGCCCGCGTTGTTGAGGAAGGGCACGCCGTTCACGGCGCCCACGTCGACGCGTGACAGGTTCCCGCTCCGGTAGGCGTTCAGGGCGTCGGAGACGGTCTCTATGCCGAGCGACCGAGAGAAGTGGTTGAGGGTGCCGACGGGGAGGACGAGCAAAGGGAGGTCGTGCTTCAAAGCCGCCGCCGCACCCGCTCCCACCGTGCCATCGCCCCCTCCGACGGCGAGGACCTTCGCCTTCCGCGCCGCCCTCTCCAGTCTGTCTTCCAGCTCGCCCGAGGACTCGAA harbors:
- a CDS encoding copper resistance CopC family protein, whose protein sequence is MIGVISRASAAVALAAAAVAGPVALAAPASAHTSLTGTAPEDGSVVPAPKSVVLTFADAVILPQAVLTDAAGKEFGGKPASKGKKVTVPVRKTLQPGLHHVSWRAVSPDGHPIEGEFSFTVEGGATQAAASSARQEEEGSGPWTWIVLGVLALGLVGGGLYWASSRNDEE
- a CDS encoding bifunctional phosphatase PAP2/diacylglycerol kinase family protein; its protein translation is MDLAEIDHRAFDRVAAAKLRGLESVLPRLSALADHGKLWYLVAAGLAVTGRPSLRRAATRGLIGIALASPVVNIVGKQIFRRRRPIIDNVPQVRLHRIPRSPSFPSGHTASAAAFAAGVAMESPRRAALPIAGLAAAVGFSRVYTGAHYPGDVLAGAASGLAAALVTRLIWPVSVPAEVVPLDRTVEEVTPSGEGVVIVVNGDGLVEEYLRGELPGAAFESSGELEDRLERAARKAKVLAVGGGDGTVGAGAAAALKHDLPLLVLPVGTLNHFSRSLGIETVSDALNAYRSGNLSRVDVGAVNGVPFLNNAGFGIYPDVVRRREKLERRWGKWPALAVSTVRALRHTAPVRTSIDGEGRRVWLAFVGNCAYGSHGTVPTTRGRLDDGLLDVRVVFARRRLGKPGAFAAVLTGSSRLGYAKWAAESLHVLPSADDLLVSHDGEIRGSTSPIVFDKHPKRLAVFVPAP